CTGTGCCTTGAGGATGTCAGCGATGTGCGCTTTCAATTTGCTGTTCGGCATCGACACGGTGTCGTGGTACGCCGAGTTAGCGTTGCGCAGTCTGGTCAGCATGTCTGCGACCGGATCTGTCATTGTCATTTGTGGTGCCTTTCTCGCCTGGTTTCGTTCACCCGTTACACGGATGACGACCTGTGGTGGTGAGGGGGCCGGTCGGATGACCGGCCCCCGAGGTGAAGTTATTACGCTGGACCTGAAGTCCTCAACAAGTTGAGATCCTTACTAAGCGCAAGCTCCCAACACTAGTCGAATTTGACGACTGGTTTGTTGACTACTTGGTTTCGGCCGTCTTGAACGGGAAGCCGAGCGCCTTGAGCAGCGCGCGACCCTCGTCGTTGTTCTGGGCGGTCGTCACAACAGTGATGTCCATTCCGCGAACACGGTCGATACGGTCCTGGTCGATCTCGTGGAACATAACCTGCTCCGTGAGACCGAACGTGTAGTTTCCCGCGCCATCGAACTGCTTGTCCGACAGGCCGCGGAAGTCGCGGATACGCGGAAGAGCGAGGCTCAGCAAGCGATCCAGGAACTCCCACATGCGGTCGCCACGAAGGGTGACGTGCGCGCCAATGGGCTGGCCCTCACGCAGTTTGAACTGCGCAATGGACTTGCGAGCCTTGGTGACCTGCGGCTTCTGGCCGGTGATCTTGGTGAGGTCAGAAACCGCACCATCCATCACCTTGCCGTCGCGAGCTGCTTCTCCGACACCCATGTTGACAACAATCTTTGTCAGCGTGGGGATGCGGTGAACGTTCGTGAATCCAAGGTCAGCGGAAAGCTGAGCGCGAATCTCGCTCGTGTACTTCTGCTTGAGCCGCGGCTGGATTTTGCCAGCCGGAGCCGCAGCTTCTGTTGCTACTGCGGAGTCAGTCATTAGAGGTCCTTACCCGACTTCTTTGCGTAACGAATGCGGACAGTCTTAGCGACGCCGTTCTGCGTTACCTCTTCGGTGCGGAAGCCAACGCGTGTCGGCTTCTTGGTCTCCGGGTCAACGATCGCAACGTTGGACACGTGAATGGGTGCCTCGAACGTCTCGATGCCGCCGGTCTTGGTGCCGCGCTGGGTCTGGCCAACGCGAACGTGCTTGGTCACGAAGTTGATGCCCTCAACGAGGACACGGTTCTTCTCGACGTCAACAGAGATGATCTTGCCCTGCTTGCCACGGTCTCCGCCGCGAGCCTGGCTACGGCCGGTGATGACCTGGACGAGGTCGCCCTTTTTGATTCTGGCCATGATTAAATAACCTCCGGTGCCAGTGAAATGATCTTCATGAACTTCTTGTCGCGAAGCTCGCGACCGACCGGTCCGAAGATTCGGGTGCCACGAGGGTCACCGTCAGCCTTCAAGATCACTGCAGCGTTCTCATCGAACTTGATGTAGGAGCCGTCTGGACGACGCGTCTCCTTCTTGGTGCGAACGATGACAGCTTTGACGATGTCACCCTTCTTGACGTTGCCGCCCGGGATGGCGTCCTTGACCGTGGCGACAATGACGTCGCCCAGTCCGGCGTAACGACGGCCGGAGCCTCCGAGAACGCGGATGGTCAGGAGTTCCTTGGCACCGGTGTTGTCGGCAACCTTGACGCGTGATTCTTGCTGAAGCATTTTGTTACTCCTCTGTAGTCAAGTAAGCGCGAGGCTTACTTGGCCTTCTCAAGAATCTCGACCAGGCGCCAGCGCTTGGAGGCGCTCAGCGGACGGGTCTCACTGATCAGGACCAGGTCACCGATGCCGGCGGTGTTCGCCTCATCGTGAGCCTTCAGCTTGGACGTACGGCGGATGACCTTGCCGTACAGCGGGTGCTTCACGCGGTCTTCGACCACGACAATGATGGTTTTATTCATCTTGTCGCTGGTCACGTAGCCACGCAGCGTCTTGCGGTAACCGCGAACGAGAGCTTCAGTCTCGGCTGCGACGACCTTATCGTCAGTCTTCGCCATGACTAGGCCTCCTTCGTGTCGACGGTCTCGGCGGCGGCGTCGTCGGTGGACTCCACTGCTGCCTTGGCCTTCTTGGTCTTCTTCTCAGCCTTTTCAGCCTTGGCCGGAGCCTCGACTGCAACGGGAGTGGCACGAATGCCCAGCTCACGTTCGCGGAGAACGGTGTAGATGCGAGCGATGTCGCGCTTCACGGCGCGCAGGCGGCCGTGGCTTTCGAGCTGGCCGGTGGCCGACTGGAAGCGCAGGTTGAACAGCTCTTCCTTGGCCTTCTTCAGCTCTTCGAACAGTCGCTCATTTTCAAAAGTATCGAGCTCGACTGGGGCGAGCTCCTTGGTGCCGATCGCCATTATGCGTCGCCCTCCTCGCGCTTGATGATGCGTGCCTTGAGGGGCAGCTTGTGAATAGCGCGGGTCAGTGCCTCGCGAGCAACGGCGTCAGTGACACCGCTCAGCTCGAAAAGAACGCGACCCGGCTTGACGTTGGCAACCCACCACTCGACAGAACCCTTACCGGAACCCATGCGGGTTTCGGCCGGCTTCTTCGTAAGCGGACGGTCAGGGTAGATGTTGATCCACACCTTTCCGCCACGCTTGATGTGACGCGTCATGGCGATACGAGCGGACTCGATCTGACGGTTGGTCACATAAGCGGGGGTCATCGCCTGGATACCGTACTCACCGAACGACACCGTGGTGCCACCGGTTGCGTGGCCGGTACGGCCGGGGTGGTGCTGCTTGCGGTGCTTGACTCTACGTGGAATCAACATGGTTATGCCTCAACTCCTGCTGCGGCCGGAGCCGCTGCCGCTGCCGCCGGCGCCTCAGCGCGAGGAGCACGACGTGGTCGGTCGTCACGACGCTCGGGGCGGGACGACTTAGCGTTGGCCTGCTCGCGAGCGAGTTCCTTGTTGGTGATGTCGCCCTTGTAGATCCAGACCTTCACGCCGATACGGCCGAAGGTGGTCTTGGCCTCGTAGAAGCCATAGTCGATGTTCGCGCGAAGCGTGTGCAGAGGCACACGTCCTTCGCGGTAGAACTCCGAACGGCTCATCTCAGCGCCACCGAGACGACCGGAAACCTGGATGCGAACACCCTTGGCTCCGGCGCGCTGGGCACCCTGCAGGCCCTTACGCATCGCGCGGCGGAAAGCCACACGAGCGGAGAGCTGCTCGGCAATGCCCTGAGCAACAAGCTGTGCATCCTGCTCGGGGTTCTTGACCTCGAGGATGTTCAGCTGGATCTGCTTGGCGGTGAGCTTTTCGAGGTCAGAGCGGATGCGCTCGGCTTCGGCGCCGCGACGACCAATCACGATGCCCGGACGGGCGGTGTGAATGTCAACACGGACACGATCGCGAGTGCGCTCGATCTCAATGCGAGAAACGCCGGCACGGTCGAGGCTGGTGCTCAACAGGCTGCGGATCTTGACGTCTTCAGCGACGAAGTCGCTGTAACGCTGGCCCGGCTTCGTGCTGTCGGAGAACCAACGCGACACGTGGTCGGTGGTGATTCCCAGACGGAAGCCATAGGGATTTACTTTCTGACCCATTACTTCGTACCCTCCTCAGGAGTGGTGAGCACAACCGTGATGTGGCTGGTGCGCTTCTTGATTTCGAAAGCGCGACCCTGTGCACGAGCCTGGAAGCGCTTGAGGGTCGTACCCTCGTCAACGAATGCCCGGCTGATGAACAGGTCCTGCTCGTCCAGATACGTGTTCGCAGCATCTGCCTTGACCCGGGCGTTGGCGATGGCCGAGGCCACCAGCTTGTATACCGGATCGGACGCACCCTGGGGTGCGAACTTCAGAATGCCCAGCGCTTCGTGCGCCTGCTTGCCGCGAATCAAGTTGACAACGCGACGAGCCTTCTGGGGGGTAACGCGGATGTGACGCACGCGTGCGATCGACTCCACCATTTCTTCTCCTCCTTCACGTCACCGCGCTAGCGGCGACGGCCCTTCTTGTCGTCCTTCACGTGTCCACGGAAGGTGCGCGTGGGGGCGAACTCACCGAGTTTGTGCCCAACCATGCTCTCGGTGACGAACACCGGGATGTGCTTGCGACCGTCGTGCACTGCGATGGTGTGTCCGAGCATGTCGGGGATAATCATCGAGCGGCGCGACCAGGTCTTGATTACGTTCTTGCTCTTGGCCTCGTTCGCCGTGACAACCTTGCGGAGCAGGTGGTCGTCAACGAATGGGCCTTTCTTAAGACTGCGTGGCATCGTCTACTCCTACTTACGCTTCTTGCCGACGGTGCGGCGACGAACGATGAGCTTGTCGCTTTCCTTGTTCGGGTGGCGGGTGCGCCCTTCCTTCTGGCCCCACGGGGTGACCGGGTGACGTCCACCGGACGTCTTACCCTCTCCACCACCGTGCGGGTGGTCGACCGGGTTCATGGCTACACCACGAACTGTCGGGCGAACACCTTTCCAGCGCATACGGCCGGCCTTGCCCCAGTTGATGTTCGACTGCTCGGCGTTGCCGACCTCGCCGATCGTTGCGCGGCAGCGTGCGTCGACGTTACGGATTTCTCCGGACGGCAGACGAAGCTGGGCGTAAACACCCTCCTTCGCGACGAGACGAACCGACGAACCAGCGGAGCGGGCCATCTTGGCGCCACCACCCGGACGCAGCTCGATCGCGTGAATGATGGTACCGGTGGGGATGTTCTTCAACGGCAGGTTGTTACCGGGCTTGATGTCAGCCCCGGCTCCCGACTCGATGATGTCGCCCTGGCTGAGCTTGTTCGGCGCGATGATGTAACGCTTCGTGCCGTCAACGAAGTGCAACAGCGCAATGCGCGCCGTGCGGTTCGGGTCGTACTCGATTTCGGCAACGCGAGCGTTGACGCCATCCTTGTCGTTGCGCTTGAAGTCGATCACACGGTACTGGCGCTTGTGGCCACCACCAATGTGACGCGTCGTGATGCGCCCCTGGTTGTTACGTCCACCGGTCTTGGAGAGCGGCCGCAGAAGCGACTTCTCCGGGGTGGAGCGAGTGATTTCCGCGAAGTCGGCAACGGATGAACCGCGACGACCCGGGGTCGTGGGCTTGTACTTACGAATAGCCATTTCTGTTCCTCTTGTCCGCGCCGCTTAGCCGACGGCCGTGAAGATGTCGATGGAGCCGGACTTGAGCGTGACAATGGCACGCTTGGTGTCCTTGCGCTTGCCCATTCCGAACTTGGTGCGACGGGTCTTGCCCACGCGGTTCAGGGTGTTGATCGAAGCGACCTCTACCTTGAAGATGGACTCGATCGCGAGCTTGATCTCCGTCTTGTTCGAACGGGGATCAACGATGAAGGTGTACTTACCCTCGTCGATCAGGCCGTAGCTCTTCTCAGAGACGACCGGAGCGATGATGATGTCGCGGGGGTCCTTGTTAATCGCGGTAGCCATTATGCGGACACCTCTTCCTTCTTGGTCTTGCTCGCCACGAACGCGTCGAAGGCGCCCTTGGTGAAGACGATGTCGTCGCTGACGAGAACGTCATAGGCGTTGAGCTGGTCCCACGAGAGGATGTGAACCGTCGGGAGGTTGCGAATGCTTCGCAGCGTCATCTCGTCGGTGCGCTCGAGAACAACAAGAACGTGCTTGGTGCTGGCGATCTGCGTGAGCAGGGCCTGAGCGGTCTTGGTGTGGGGAGTCTCGCCCGTGAAGAGCGACTCAACGATGTGCAGGCGGCCGCCACGTGCGCGGTCGGACAGTGCACCCTTGAGGGCTGCGGCGATCATCTTTTTCGGGGTGCGCTGGTCGTAGCTGCGAGGCGTCGGTCCGTGGACGATGCCACCACCGGTCATCTGAGGAGCACGGATCGAGCCCTGACGAGCGCGACCGGTTCCTTTCTGCTTGAACGGCTTGCGACCAGCACCGGAAACTTCTCCACGGCGCTTGACCTTGGAGGTTCCCTGACGTGCGGCAGCGAGCTGCGCAACAACGACCTGGTGGATGAGCGGAATGTTGGCCGCGACGTCAAAGAGTTCGGCGGGCAGCTCAGCAGAGCCGGCCTTCGCGCCCTTGGCGTCGAGGATGTCGAGTGCAGTAGTCATATTAACTAAGCTCCCTTCACTGCGTTGCGGACGAATACGAGTCGGCCACGAGCACCGGGAACGGCGCCCTTGACGAGCATGACGCCCTTGTCGGCGTCAACCGAGTACACCTTGAGGTTCAGCACGGTAACGCGTTCGCCACCCATACGACCGGCCATGCGCATGCCCTTGAAGACACGGCTGGGGGTCGACGAAGCACCGATGGAACCGGGCTTACGGTGGTTGCGGTGCGAACCGTGAGAGGAGGAGACACCCTTGAAGTTGTGACGCTTCATAACACCGGCGAAACCCTTACCCTTGCTGGTGCCCATGACATCAACCTTGGTACCGGCAGCGAACACACCGTCAACGGTGAGCTCCTGTCCCAGGGAGTAGTCAGCGGCATCCGCGGTGCGGAGCTCGGTGATGTGACGGCGAGGCGTGACGCCAGCCTTGTCAAAGTGACCGGCAAGGGGCTTATTGACCTTGCGCGGGTCGATGGCACCGGCGGCGATCTGAACGCCGTTGTAGCCGTCGACGGCCTTGGTGCGAATCTGCGTGACAACGTTCGGCGCGATCTCGATGACGGTCACGGGAACAAGCTTGTTGTTCTCGTCCCACACCTGGGTCATGCCGAGCTTCTTGCCGAGGAGACCCTTGGTGGTCTTGGTATCGGAGTAAGACATCGCGGGCCCTAGAGCTTGATCTCGATGTTGACGTCGGCCGGAAGGTCGAGGCGCATAAGCGAGTCAACGGCCTTCGGAGTCGGGTCAATGATGTCGATCAGACGCTTGTGGGTGCGCATTTCAAAGTGCTCCCGGCTGTCCTTGTACTTGTGCGGAGAACGGATAACACACACCACGTTCTTCTCGGTCGGAAGCGGCACCGGGCCGACGACCGTAGCGCCCGCACGGGTCACTGTGTCGACGATCTTGCGCGCCGAAATGTCGATGACCTCGTGGTCATACGACTTAAGTCGAATGCGGATCTTCTGTCCCGCCATGTCGAACTCTCTCTCTGTTGAGGCGTCTTACATACAACTGCAGGATGTGCAGAGGTTGCATTGGACGCCGTAGTAGCACTGCTGCTGATCGCACCACTGTTCATATGTCAATTTCGACCCACGCCAATAAATTGACCCGAGCCGATCACCGCCGACTCCCAGAGCAGAACCTGGGGAACGGCATGAAAATCACACCGCTCAGAACGTTGATTTAGGCTGCGTTCTGCTACCCACGGCCTAACCTGAGCCCCCATCTCCCGGTGAAGGGAACGAGACGCGGCTATGCACTGCCTGGTAGTGATTCCGGGCCGCGCGGACGCGACGCCCGAAAATACTGAACTAGATGATTCTGCCACATACCGGGGCCGCATGCAACCCGCGCGTGTCGGAATCGGTAGATCGCGCCCTTTCCTATGTCCAGGCACAAAAAAGGGCCACATCCCGAAGGATGCGGCCCTTTTCTTACTTCACACTGGCTCGACGAGCGAGCCGGCAGAAAGGGGTGTTACTTGAGGATCTTCGTCACGGTTCCGGCGCCGACGGTGCGGCCACCTTCACGGATAGCGAAGCCGAGGCCCTCTTCCATGGCGATCGGCTGAATCAGCGCGACGTTCATGTCGGTGGTGTCGCCAGGCATGACCATCTCGGTGCCCTCAGGCAACGTGATGACGCCGGTGACGTCGGTGGTGCGGAAGTAGAACTGCGGGCGGTAGTTCGCGTAGAACGGGTTGTGACGTCCACCCTCGTTCTTGCTGAGGATGTACGCGGTGCCCTCGAAGTCGGTGTGCGGCGTAACCGAACCCGGCTTGACGACAACCTGGCCGCGCTCAACGTCTTCGCGCTTCGTGCCACGAAGAAGAAGTCCACAGTTCTCGCCGGCCCAAGCCTCGTCGAGCTGCTTGTGGAACATCTCGACACCAGTAACCGTGGTCTTCTGCGTGGCACGGATGCCAACGATCTCGACCTCGGAGTTGATCTTGAGCGTTCCACGCTCGGCGCGGCCCGTAACAACGGTTCCACGGCCGGTGATCGTGAAGACGTCCTCGATCGGCATCAAGAACGGCTTGTCCTTGTCGCGGATGGGGTCGGGGATGAAGTCATCAACGGCCTGCATCAGCGTGAGGATGTTCTCGGTCCACTTCTCGTCGCCCTCGAGCGCCTTGAGTGCGGACACAGCAACAACGGGAGCGTTGTCGCCATCGAAGCCCTGGCTGGAAAGCAACTCGCGAACTTCGAGCTCAACGAGCTCCATGATCTCTTCGTCGTCAACCATGTCGGCCTTGTTCAGCGCGACGAGCAGGGTGGGGACGCCAACCTGCTTGGCGAGCAGAACGTGCTCACGGGTCTGAGCCATCGGGCCGTCAGTAGCGGCAACCACGAGGATTGCGCCGTCCATCTGAGCAGCACCGGTGATCATGTTCTTGATGTAGTCAGCGTGGCCCGGAGCATCGACGTGCGCGTAGTGGCGTTTGTCGGTCTCGTACTCAACATGCGAGATGTTGATCGTGATGCCGCGCTGGCGTTCCTCGGGAGCCGAGTCAATCGACGCGAAGTCGCGCTGAACGTTGATCTTGGACGGGAACTTATCGGCAAGAACCTTGGAGATCGCTGCAGTCAGCGTGGTCTTTCCGTGGTCAACGTGACCGATCGTTCCGATGTTTACGTGCGGCTTTGTCCGCTCGAACTTGGCCTTGGCCACTGTGGGTCCTCCTCAGGACTCGCGTGCAAATACTCGACTGTTTTTGTGAACAATCGGAGGATGCGCTGGATGTGTCTACTTATGTTACTCGGGCCAGGTGGCCTAAGCGATTCGGCCCGAGGGCCACCGTAAAGGCTATTCGCCCTTGTTCTTGTTGATGATCTCGTCGGCTACAGCCTTCGGGACCTCCGCATAGCTCTCGAAAGTCATCGAGTACACGGCACGGCCTGAGGTCTTCGACCGCAGGTCACCGATGTATCCGAACATCTCGGAGAGGGGGACGTGTGCGCGAATTACCTTCACGCCCTGTGCGTCCTCCATGGTCTGAATCTGCCCACGACGCGAGTTGAGGTCTCCAATAACGTCACCCATGTATTCCTCAGGGGTACGTACTTCGACGCTCATCAGCGGCTCGAGCAGAACGGGGTTTGCCTTACGAACGGCTTCTTTGAAGCCCATCGAGCCGGCAATCTTGAACGCCATCTCCGAGGAGTCAACGTCGTGTGCGGCACCGTCGAGCAGGCTCGCCCGAACGCCGACCATGGGGTAACCGGCAAGGATACCCACGCGCAGGGCGTCCTGGATTCCGGCATCCACGGAGGGGATGTACTCACGCGGGATACGTCCACCGGTGACCTTGTTCAGGAACTCGTACGACTTCTCAGCAGTGATTTCCATCGGCTCGATCGCGATCTGAATCTTCGCGAACTGGCCGGATCCACCGGTCTGCTTCTTGTGCGTGTAGTCGTGACGCTCGACGGCCTTACGGATCGTCTCGCGGTACGCAACCTGGGGCTTACCCACGTTTGCTTCCACGTTGAACTCACGCTTCATGCGGTCGACGAGGATGTCGAGGTGAAGTTCACCCATTCCCTTGATTACCGTCTGGCCAGTTTCCTGGTTCTGCTCGGTACGGAAGGTGGGGTCTTCTTCAGCAAGCTTCTGAATAGCAAGGCCCAGCTTTTCCTGGTCCTGCTTGGTCTTCGGCTCGATGGCAACCTCGATAACCGGGTCAGGGAACGTCATCGACTCGAGTACGACCTGCTGGTTCGGGTCGCACAGGGTGTCGCCGGTGGTGGTGTCCTTGAGGCCGATGACCGCGTAGATGTGACCGGCGGTAACGAAACCGACCGGGTTCTCCTTGTTGGCGTGCATCTGGAAGATCTTGCCGATGCGCTCCTTCTTGCCCTTGGTCGAGTTGATGACCTGAGCTCCGCTGTCGAGGCGGCCGGAGTACACGCGCACGTAGGTGAGGCGACCGAAGAACGGGTGCACCGCAACCTTGAATGCGAGGGCCGTGAAGGGCTCCTCGGCATCCGGGTGACGCATGATGACCTTTTCCTCGTCGCGCGGGTCGTGTGCCTCAATGGCAGGCACGTCGAGCGGGGTCGGAAGGTAGTCGATAACAGCATCGAGCATCGGCTGAACGCCGCGGTTCTTGAATGCAGAACCACAGAGAACCGGGTAGATCTCGCTGTTGATGGTGAGCTTGCGAATGGCGCCCTTGATCTCGGCGACAGTCAGCTCTTCACCGGCGAAGTAACGCTCCATGAGGGCATCGTCGGTCTCGGCAACGGTCTCGAGGAGGAGCTTGCGGTACTCTGCAGCCTTCTCCACGAGGTCGGCGGGGATTTCTTCGATGGCGTACTTCGAGCCCATCTCCACGTCACCCTTGGAGTCTCCGCGCCAGGTGAGTGCACGCATCTGAACGAGGTCGACAACACCCTCGAAGCTTGACTCTTCACCGATCGGCAGCTGAATGACCAGCGGCTTGGCGCCGAGGCGCTTGATGATGGTGTCAACCGTGAAGTAGAAGTCGGCGCCGAGCTTGTCCATCTTGTTGACGAAGCAAATGCGGGGAACGTCGTACTTGTCGGCCTGACGCCACACGGTTTCGGACTGGGGCTCAACGCCCTCCTTGCCGTCGAATACGGCAACAGCACCGTCGAGGACGCGGAGCGAACGCTCCACCTCAACCGTGAAGTCAACGTGACCCGGGGTGTCGATGATGTTGATCTGGTTGTTGTCCCAGAAACACGTCGTCGCAGCGGAGGTGATCGTGATGCCACGTTCCTGCTCCTGTGCCATCCAGTCCATCGTGGAGGCGCCGTCGTGGGTCTCACCGATCTTGTGGTTGACACCCGTGTAGAACAGGATGCGCTCAGTCGTGGTGGTCTTGCCAGCATCAATGTGAGCCATGATGCCGATATTGCGGACCTTACTCAGGTCGGTGAGCACGTCAAGTGCCACAGGGGTCCTCCGGAAGGGTAGGGGTGGAAAGAGTGGAACAAAGCCCTCGTCGGTTGATCGTGTCGAGACCAGAAGGTGTCGACACGATCAACCAACGAAGATGACTACCAGCGGTAGTGAGCGAAGGCCTTGTTCGCCTCGGCCATTTTGTGAGTGTCTTCACGACGCTTCACAGCGGCACCCAGGCCGTTGCTCGCGTCGAGAATCTCGTTCGTGAGACGCTCGGTCATGGTCTTCTCGCGACGCGCCTTGGCGTAGCTGGTCAACCAACGAAGCGCCAGGGTGTTGGCGCGGTGCGGCTTCACTTCAACGGGCACCTGGTACGTGGAGCCACCAACGCGGCGCGAACGCACCTCGAGGGTCGGGCGCACGTTGTCGAGTGCCTTCTTCAGCGTGACAACGGCATCCAGCTCGTTCTTGGCGGAAACGCCGGCGAGTGCGTCGTAAACGATGCGCTCGGCAAGACCCTTCTTGCCGTCGAGAAGAATCTTGTTGACCAGCTGGCTGACGATGGGGGCACCGTAAACCGGATCTGCTACTACGGGGCGCTTAGGAGCGGGACCTTTACGAGGCATTACTTCTTCTCCATCTTTGCGCCGTAGCGGCTACGAGCCTGCTTGCGGTTCTTGACGGCCTGGGTGTCCAGTGCGCCGCGAATGATCTTGTAACGCACACCGGGAAGGTCCTTAACACGACCT
This sequence is a window from Cryobacterium sp. CG_9.6. Protein-coding genes within it:
- the rpsG gene encoding 30S ribosomal protein S7, which translates into the protein MPRKGPAPKRPVVADPVYGAPIVSQLVNKILLDGKKGLAERIVYDALAGVSAKNELDAVVTLKKALDNVRPTLEVRSRRVGGSTYQVPVEVKPHRANTLALRWLTSYAKARREKTMTERLTNEILDASNGLGAAVKRREDTHKMAEANKAFAHYRW